A region from the Rhodospirillaceae bacterium genome encodes:
- a CDS encoding FAD-dependent oxidoreductase, producing the protein MQISIIGGGFAGLWAAMSGAAERSRLGVSSEDLSINLISDSPDLVIRPRLYEGAASDMRVALQPLLQVIDVDFRIARVADIQPNEKQIVLEGAEPGSSLSYDSLILASGSRMRKLQFPGASQYGFNIDTYDETARFDQHLAELVITSETLTVVVVGSGSTGLELVTELRKRLGPEAHLILLDHSSQVARNMGVSLNPVIVRALSDCDVDVRINSNIASMDKQGLVLEDGGEIKSGAVVFATGLEASPLTEAFDGEKDRAGRLHVDQYLNLPADGSVFIAGDTARGMADDDHTTFMCCQHALQLGRFAGHNSVRSLMGKPLKLYRQENYVTCLDLGPAGAVYTTGWEREIQNTGVEGKEIKKRINHKRIYPPGAEASAESIFQFITLEPEAVSR; encoded by the coding sequence ATGCAGATATCTATAATCGGCGGCGGTTTTGCCGGTCTTTGGGCGGCCATGAGCGGGGCCGCGGAGAGAAGCCGTTTAGGCGTTTCCTCCGAAGATTTATCCATTAACCTGATCAGCGACAGCCCCGATCTGGTTATTCGCCCGCGCTTGTATGAAGGGGCCGCCAGCGACATGCGGGTGGCCTTGCAGCCGTTGCTTCAAGTGATCGACGTCGACTTCCGGATCGCCCGGGTTGCAGATATTCAGCCCAATGAAAAACAGATCGTCCTGGAAGGAGCGGAACCGGGCTCAAGCCTTTCCTATGACAGCCTGATTTTGGCCAGTGGCAGTCGCATGAGAAAACTTCAGTTTCCGGGCGCCAGCCAATACGGCTTTAACATCGATACTTATGATGAAACCGCCCGCTTCGATCAACATCTGGCAGAGCTTGTAATAACCAGTGAAACATTAACCGTCGTTGTCGTCGGTTCCGGCTCGACGGGCCTGGAACTGGTGACGGAATTGCGGAAGCGGCTGGGCCCCGAGGCCCACTTGATTTTACTGGACCATTCATCGCAGGTGGCCCGCAATATGGGCGTCAGCCTGAACCCTGTCATTGTTCGCGCTTTATCGGACTGTGATGTTGATGTCAGGATTAATTCAAACATTGCCTCCATGGATAAACAGGGACTCGTTTTGGAAGATGGCGGGGAAATCAAATCCGGGGCCGTGGTCTTCGCAACCGGCCTGGAGGCGAGCCCGCTGACCGAGGCTTTCGACGGTGAAAAAGATCGCGCCGGGCGGCTTCATGTGGATCAATATCTGAACCTGCCCGCTGACGGCAGTGTTTTCATTGCCGGCGATACGGCACGGGGCATGGCCGATGACGACCACACCACATTCATGTGCTGTCAGCATGCCCTGCAGCTGGGCCGTTTTGCCGGCCATAATTCCGTGCGCAGTCTGATGGGAAAACCGTTGAAGCTTTATCGCCAGGAGAACTATGTCACCTGTCTGGACCTGGGCCCCGCCGGCGCCGTTTATACCACGGGGTGGGAACGGGAAATTCAGAATACGGGAGTCGAGGGAAAGGAGATCAAAAAAAGAATCAACCATAAAAGAATTTATCCTCCCGGGGCCGAGGCAAGTGCAGAGTCGATTTTTCAGTTCATTACGCTCGAGCCCGAAGCCGTGTCCCGCTGA